TCATGACTATTTGCTCTGGAGTCTTCAGGTATACCATCATTATACTTTCCGGTAAGCAATCCAGAAGCTAAAGGAGACCATACTGTAGTACCCAAACCTACCACATCATAAAGTTTATGGTAATCACCTTCAACTTTTGTTCTCTGTAACATATTGTACTGTGGTTGCTCCATGGTAGGAGGCGTCAAGTTATACTGCCTGGCTACAGAGTAAGCTTCCATAATTTCCTGTGCGCTCCATTCAGAAGTACCCCAGTATAGCACTTTGCCTTGCTGAATCAGGTCATGCATAGCGCGTACGGTTTCTTCTACCGGAGTATTCAGGTCTGGGCGGTGGCAAAAATAAAGATCCAGGTAGTCTACCTGTAGGCGACGAAGGGCCGCATGGCAGGCTTCTACCACATGCTTACGGCTCAGTCCTTTTTGGTTAGGCTTATCACCACCCCAAAATACTTTACTGGAAATTACCAGGGTATCGCGACTCCAACCTGCTTCCTTAAGAATTTTACCCATAACCTCTTCTGACTTACCTTCGGCATAGGCTTCGGCATTATCAAAAAAGTTGCAACCGGCTTCATAAGCGGTATACATACAATCTTTGGCAAGCTGTACATCTATCTGCTTGCCAAAAGTAAGCCATGAGCCATATGATAGTTCGCTCACCTGCAAGCCTGATTTGCCTAATCTTCTGTATTCCATGTGTTTAAGTTTGGAGTTAAATAAAATGTTGTTCCGTAGCATATTAGCACTAAAAAAATAGAGCAGCGGCTACTTCATATTTTAAACTGAAAAGCTAAAAACATGCAACGATACTTTTCCTAACGGCTGAAGGCAATAGGTGTTTGCCAGGCAGGCATGAGAGAGGAGAAGTGAGGGGCAGGCAAAAAAAACAGGCAAGCTAAAAAGCCTGCCTGTGATAGCTGTAGGAGAAGGAGTCGAACCTCCACGGAGCGGTTAGCTAGCCGAGGCTAGTTTATTCCGTTGTCTCCACCCTCGAGACGGGAGGGCATGTCTGCCAATTTCATCACCCTACATTTTTAAAATTGATAACGTATTATCAATATTGTTACAACAAATATATGTAATTAGTTCAAAACATGAAAATATTTTATTAAAAAAGTTTTTTCATTGCCAATCTGTACAGTTTAATGCCTTTTAATTGAAGATTAGGCTGCTTATTGTATCAAGACTATTAAAATTTACTGCAAACAAATTGGTTTCAGCTAAGTAACATATAGTAGCATCGTGTATGCTTGTAAGTTTACGCATCTTGCCTATATGTGTATCTTCGGTCGTAAATATCTTATCTTACTAAGCTGAATATATGAATTATACAGAAGTAGAATCCATTGTTGATTTTAAACAGCTCATTGGTAAGTCTTCAGTACTCAAAAAATATGCCTTCCAGAATTTAGACTTCCATCAGGTACAGGATTTATTGCATCATACTAATTTTGTAGACTGTATTTTTTTGGGTTGCAAAATTCCAGAATCGGTACTCAACTATCTTCCTGAAAGCAATCTGATCTTTCCGCACCTTAATGTCCCCTTCAACCCCTATTTGAACAGACTCTACAGCCGTGAGATGTTGTACGATGGCTACCTGCTGGGTAAGCCTGAAAGCTACCAAAATACATTTGATTATAAAGTTTACAGCCATTATCTCAATAAAGGCAAAGAGTCGCGAGATATAGGAGAAACACTGGCCCGGCGCTTACATGACCATGCCATTACCGATGCGCTTTATGATTATTTACATCAGATAGAAGAGAAACGTGTAGTGGCTATTATGGGAGGGCATGGTCTTAAACGTGATAGTGAAGATTACAGAATAGTTGCCAGCCTGAGTAAGCAACTTACCGAAATGGGATATCTGATGGTATCTGGAGGAGGACCGGGAGCTATGGAAGCCACACATCTCGGAGCCTGGTTGGCTGGCAGATCGCCGGTTACGGTAGATGCGGCAGTAAAAATTTTGTCCAAAGCCCCTTCCTGTGAAGATGAACACTGGCTGGATGCTGCCTTTGAAGTATTGCATACTTACAGCAGTACGCAGTACGAAAGTGTTGGCATACCTACCTGGTTGTATGGTCATGAGCCCGCATCCCCTTTTGCTACTAAAATTGCTAAATACTTTGCTAACAGTGTTCGTGAAGATGGACTACTTACAATTGCTAAAGGAGGTGTTATTTTTGCGCCAGGAAGCGCAGGCACTATACAGGAGATATTTCAGGATGCTACCCAAAACCATTACCGCAGCTTTGGGTATGCCAGCCCTATGATATTTCTCAATAAATCATATTGGGAACACGATCGTCCTATTTACCCCTTGCTTAAAAAAATGTCAGAAGAAGGAAAATATGAACATCTGATACTCTCTTTGTGCGCTAACGAAAAAGAGGTAATCCAGAGCCTGAAAGAGTTCTACATCCCTTAGCAGTTGCTATCCTTTGCGCACTGCTATCTGGATCTCTGCACGAATACTTCAGTAGGATAGCTATGTTGAGTTTTTTTTAATAAAAAGTTTTCTGCTGCTGTGGGTGAGGCTCTATGTTATTTTACCTAAGTCAGGTTTAGTTTTATATAGAAAAAAGCTAAGCCAGAAATTTTGGGTCTAATTGGAGTTGAAGGCTTATCCTGATATACTTTCCAAAGTTATAAAAGCATAATTTGTCAGGTGAATATCGACCAATATGCGTATAATTTTTTTATCTTCTAGCTCAGGATTTATTGCTTATACTCAACCTACTTGTACAACATATGCGCATCAACCCAAAACTATTGGCGGTAGTCGGCTTGCTGCCTGCTCTGCTATTTATGCTACCTTCTTTTATTGGGCAGCAAAGCTCTAAGCAGCCCATAAGAAACATTCAGATCAAAGCAATTTCTGGACTTCAGTACGATCAGGTTCGTTTTAAAGTAGCTCCGGGAGAAATAGTGCATATTACTTTGATCAATACCGATGAGATGGCGCACAATATGGTAATTACTGTGCCCAACAAAAGAGAAGAGGTAGTGGCCCTAGCTTTAAAAATGGGAGAGGAAGGGCAAAACAAAAACTTTGTTCCTCAGTCTGATTTTGTGCTTGCTTCCAGCCCTGTCCTGCTTCCCGGTTCTACCTACAGCTTTAATTTTACTGCACCCAAAGAGGAGGGTATTTATCCGTATGTGTGCACTTATCCGGGGCATGGAGCTGTAATGTATGGTGCTATTTACGTTACGAATGAAATGATGCCTCCGCTGGCAAATGATAGCCATGTGCCTCCTCAGCGTCGTGGAGAGCAGACTAAGCAAAAAGAAGCTGAGCATCCCTATCCTGCTACTTTTCCGCGAATGTACCGTAGTTTTTTGCCTGATACTGGACCCGCCAGTATTGCGGTAGGTATGACGAATCAACTGAGTTACTGCTGGGATGCCGGAGCCTGCCGTTTTCGCTACCTCTGGAAAGACGGTTTTATAGACCTGAGCCGACATTGGGGTGGAAAAGGAAAAGAGTTGGCAGATATTGTGGGCACGATCTTTTATCGCGAAGAAAACATGCCGTTTCGCGTGGGGCCTCATAAAGAAATGCCCGAGTCAGAATATATCGGTTATGTTTTAGAAGATCATTACCCCACCTTCAAATACCGACTTAATGGGGTAGAAGTAGAGGAGCGCATTCGCCCCACCTTAGATAAGGCAGGTATGTACCGGCAGATTAGCTTTAAAGATCCAAATGATATAGTATGGTACCAGATGCCAAGAGGACAGCAAGTAGAGGTTGACTTTGATCAGGGAAAATTAGAAGGTCAGTATCTTAAACTGAGCCCTTCAGAGGCTAGTAGCTTTACCCTGACAATTGCAGAAAGCAAACAGAAAATTTAGGGTATGAAGTTGATTCAGTTTTACCTGTTTGTATGTATTAGCCTGCTACTTGCTTGTAAGGAGAAGAAAAACGAGAGGTTGAGCGATTTTTATGTAATAGAAGATATCTCGCTTCCCGAAGGGCTGCTGCCCGAAGTGGGAGCGATGGACTTTATGCCAGATGGACGGCTGGCAGTAGCTTTTCACAGAGGAGAAGTCATGCTTTATAATCCGGAAACTAAGCGATGGCAACTTTTCGCCTACGGCCTGCACGATCCTTTAGGTCTGCATGTGCTTAACAATTCTGAAATACTGGTCATGCAACGCCCTGAACTCACTCGCCTGCGGGATACCAACCAGGATGGTGAAGCAGATGAGTACCTCAATGAAACTGACGATTTTGGGCTTTCTGGTAACTATCATGAGTTTGCCTACGGCCCTGTACCTGATGGAAAAGGTAACTTTATTATAGGATTAAATACAGCTTCCAACAATGCTGGCGTATGGGAAGAGAGGAGAGGTGAATATAAGCCAGAGGGTAACCCGGGAGAAGGAATGTACTCTCCGGTTCCTTATCGGGGGTGGCTGATGCGACTTACCCAAGATAAAGAACTGAAACCCTACGCCTCCGGGTTTCGCTCGCCGGATGGTATTGGCTTTGGTAAAGATGGGCAGCTATTTGTTACCGATAATCAGGGGGACTGGCTGGGAACCAGCACGCTCTATCATGTAGAAGAAGGTAAGCACTATGGCCATATAGCCAGCCTGGTTTGGAAAGAAGACTGGAAACAGAATTTAAATGAAGTGCCCGTAGCTACTTACGATAGCATGCGGACCAGGGCAGCTGTGCTTTTTCCTCATAATATTATGGCAGACTCACCCACGCAACCGCTTTATATCGCTGATAGTCTGAACTTTGGCCCTTTTGGCGGGCAATTGCTGGTAGGTGAAATGGACTTTCCGCGCATTATGCGAGTGATGCTGGAAGAAGTAGACGGACAAATGCAGGGGGCATGCGTAAGCTTTATAGACTCTACTGGTCTTACTGTTG
This window of the Porifericola rhodea genome carries:
- a CDS encoding LOG family protein, whose product is MNYTEVESIVDFKQLIGKSSVLKKYAFQNLDFHQVQDLLHHTNFVDCIFLGCKIPESVLNYLPESNLIFPHLNVPFNPYLNRLYSREMLYDGYLLGKPESYQNTFDYKVYSHYLNKGKESRDIGETLARRLHDHAITDALYDYLHQIEEKRVVAIMGGHGLKRDSEDYRIVASLSKQLTEMGYLMVSGGGPGAMEATHLGAWLAGRSPVTVDAAVKILSKAPSCEDEHWLDAAFEVLHTYSSTQYESVGIPTWLYGHEPASPFATKIAKYFANSVREDGLLTIAKGGVIFAPGSAGTIQEIFQDATQNHYRSFGYASPMIFLNKSYWEHDRPIYPLLKKMSEEGKYEHLILSLCANEKEVIQSLKEFYIP
- a CDS encoding plastocyanin/azurin family copper-binding protein; protein product: MRINPKLLAVVGLLPALLFMLPSFIGQQSSKQPIRNIQIKAISGLQYDQVRFKVAPGEIVHITLINTDEMAHNMVITVPNKREEVVALALKMGEEGQNKNFVPQSDFVLASSPVLLPGSTYSFNFTAPKEEGIYPYVCTYPGHGAVMYGAIYVTNEMMPPLANDSHVPPQRRGEQTKQKEAEHPYPATFPRMYRSFLPDTGPASIAVGMTNQLSYCWDAGACRFRYLWKDGFIDLSRHWGGKGKELADIVGTIFYREENMPFRVGPHKEMPESEYIGYVLEDHYPTFKYRLNGVEVEERIRPTLDKAGMYRQISFKDPNDIVWYQMPRGQQVEVDFDQGKLEGQYLKLSPSEASSFTLTIAESKQKI
- a CDS encoding potassium channel beta subunit family protein codes for the protein MEYRRLGKSGLQVSELSYGSWLTFGKQIDVQLAKDCMYTAYEAGCNFFDNAEAYAEGKSEEVMGKILKEAGWSRDTLVISSKVFWGGDKPNQKGLSRKHVVEACHAALRRLQVDYLDLYFCHRPDLNTPVEETVRAMHDLIQQGKVLYWGTSEWSAQEIMEAYSVARQYNLTPPTMEQPQYNMLQRTKVEGDYHKLYDVVGLGTTVWSPLASGLLTGKYNDGIPEDSRANSHDDLSWLRGIFEGEKAEAKLQKIRKLAKVAEDVGISMPHLALAWCLKNPNVSTAITGASKVSQVESNMKAGEHKNKLSEEVMQKIEDILENKPKIPQY
- a CDS encoding DUF7133 domain-containing protein, with amino-acid sequence MKLIQFYLFVCISLLLACKEKKNERLSDFYVIEDISLPEGLLPEVGAMDFMPDGRLAVAFHRGEVMLYNPETKRWQLFAYGLHDPLGLHVLNNSEILVMQRPELTRLRDTNQDGEADEYLNETDDFGLSGNYHEFAYGPVPDGKGNFIIGLNTASNNAGVWEERRGEYKPEGNPGEGMYSPVPYRGWLMRLTQDKELKPYASGFRSPDGIGFGKDGQLFVTDNQGDWLGTSTLYHVEEGKHYGHIASLVWKEDWKQNLNEVPVATYDSMRTRAAVLFPHNIMADSPTQPLYIADSLNFGPFGGQLLVGEMDFPRIMRVMLEEVDGQMQGACVSFIDSTGLTVGNHRMAFGPDGSLWVGKTAYAWVGDQGIQRIRFQGGTPMDVLKMQAMPHGFRLEFTRPLSLEAASKVENYQFQRYKYAYHKDYGSPQLDKQKVAIKKLEVSEDRKQVILELEEMLPAYVYDLSIQNVSSEKGVRLKNNRLFYTLNRLPR